The proteins below come from a single Prochlorococcus marinus CUG1415 genomic window:
- the crtL gene encoding lycopene beta cyclase: MKVLDILILGSGPAALCLASELAKQDLNIKGISTKSPNEKWENTYGIWASELEELGLETLLSHRWCKTVSFFGNGENKKGNLPTKHNYDYGLINQEAFQNELLKKCKGIEWLNETAKDITEKNNLSEVICFSGLTIKARLVIDASGHKSNFVKRPVQNEIAQQAAYGIVGKFSSPPVNNEQFVLMDFRPNHLNKEEKLYSPSFLYAMDLGDETFFVEETSLASYPALSQEALKKRLFKRLNSKGIKVSAIFHEENCLFPMNLPLPFKKQFVLGFGGAASMVHPASGYMIGSLLRRAPLLAEKLAIFLKEPHLSSLELATKGWNVLWPYELTQRHKLYRYGLQRLMSFDESRLRSFFSNFFRLSTKEWVGFLTNTLPLPKLIYVMCKMFINSPLKVKLGMLNLN; this comes from the coding sequence ATGAAAGTTCTTGATATTTTAATTTTAGGTTCCGGTCCTGCAGCATTATGTTTAGCTTCTGAATTAGCTAAGCAGGATCTAAATATAAAGGGAATATCAACAAAATCTCCAAATGAAAAATGGGAGAATACATATGGGATATGGGCCTCTGAATTAGAAGAATTAGGGTTAGAGACTTTGTTATCTCACCGATGGTGTAAGACAGTTAGTTTTTTTGGAAATGGTGAAAATAAAAAGGGGAATCTCCCAACAAAACATAATTACGATTATGGTTTAATAAATCAAGAAGCCTTTCAAAATGAATTGCTAAAAAAATGCAAGGGTATTGAATGGTTGAACGAAACGGCTAAAGATATTACGGAGAAAAACAACCTATCCGAAGTGATTTGTTTTTCAGGTCTAACAATAAAAGCAAGGTTAGTTATTGATGCAAGTGGGCATAAAAGTAATTTTGTAAAAAGGCCCGTTCAAAATGAAATTGCTCAGCAAGCTGCATATGGAATTGTGGGAAAATTCTCTTCGCCACCTGTTAATAATGAACAGTTTGTTTTAATGGATTTTCGTCCAAATCATTTAAATAAAGAAGAAAAGTTATACTCTCCTTCATTTCTTTATGCAATGGATTTAGGAGATGAAACTTTTTTTGTAGAAGAAACTTCATTAGCCAGTTATCCAGCATTATCGCAAGAAGCTCTTAAAAAACGACTTTTCAAGAGGCTGAATAGTAAGGGTATTAAGGTAAGTGCAATTTTTCATGAAGAGAATTGTCTATTTCCAATGAATTTACCTCTTCCATTCAAAAAACAATTTGTACTTGGTTTTGGAGGGGCAGCAAGTATGGTGCATCCAGCATCAGGATATATGATCGGATCTTTATTAAGAAGGGCTCCACTACTAGCAGAAAAATTAGCAATCTTTTTAAAAGAACCACATCTAAGCTCTCTAGAGCTAGCAACAAAAGGTTGGAACGTCCTATGGCCTTACGAATTAACACAAAGGCATAAACTTTACCGATATGGTCTCCAAAGATTAATGAGTTTTGACGAAAGTAGACTAAGAAGCTTTTTCTCAAATTTCTTTAGGCTATCTACCAAAGAATGGGTAGGTTTTCTAACGAATACACTTCCTCTTCCAAAACTAATTTATGTCATGTGTAAGATGTTTATAAATTCACCTTTAAAAGTAAAGCTTGGAATGCTTAATTTAAATTAG
- a CDS encoding glycoside hydrolase family 57 protein → MNGQYPKKNFLGQLAIVLHAHLPYVRKNEKNSLEEDWLFQAILECYIPLLQVIESSKIENPLSTKLTISLSPTLLSLLDNKQLKETFPSWIKTRIDFLNELPQKEKNASAFLMKNLNDKYFYWQECSGNLIEKFKLLNKSGNLDILTCAATHGYLPILRENPETVKGQINTAIRSHENIFGIKPLGIWLPECAYYENLDEILFNSGIRYAILDGHGILNATPRPRYGVYAPICSKKGVAFFGRDSESTLPVWSAKDGFPGNGVYREFHKDLGWELPLSNLQKKGISSERPLGLKYYKITNEKATLGDKEFYLENEAIKKAEEHANEYLLERSKQLKKLTLSSSFIPLLVAPFDAELFGHWWYEGPLFIYNILKNSSKYSIKLTNLKEFLTQKPNLQICNPSPSSWGQGGYHNYWINDANAWIVPEITKAGSAFVDLCSQKSNNDLSIRLFNQAARELLLSESSDWSFILRAGTTTELAKERIKRHLSRFWKLVEMIKNHSKINWKFLQDIEDEDKVFPDINIDDWRK, encoded by the coding sequence ATGAATGGGCAATACCCAAAAAAGAATTTTTTAGGTCAATTAGCGATAGTTTTACATGCTCATCTTCCTTATGTCAGAAAAAATGAAAAAAACTCTTTAGAAGAAGATTGGTTGTTTCAGGCGATTTTAGAATGCTACATTCCACTACTTCAAGTAATAGAATCTTCCAAAATAGAAAATCCTTTAAGTACAAAACTTACAATTAGTTTATCTCCAACATTGTTATCACTTCTTGATAATAAACAATTAAAAGAAACTTTCCCAAGTTGGATTAAAACAAGGATTGATTTCTTAAACGAGCTACCACAGAAAGAAAAAAATGCCTCTGCATTTTTAATGAAGAATCTCAATGATAAATACTTTTATTGGCAAGAATGTTCTGGAAATTTAATTGAGAAGTTTAAACTTTTAAATAAATCTGGAAATTTAGATATTCTTACTTGTGCCGCTACACATGGATATTTGCCAATCCTGAGAGAGAATCCTGAAACGGTTAAAGGACAAATTAATACAGCCATTAGGAGCCATGAAAATATTTTTGGAATTAAGCCTTTAGGTATTTGGTTGCCTGAATGTGCATATTATGAAAATTTAGATGAAATACTATTTAATTCTGGGATTAGATACGCAATCTTAGATGGTCATGGGATTCTAAATGCTACTCCAAGGCCTAGATATGGTGTTTATGCTCCAATCTGCTCTAAAAAAGGAGTTGCTTTCTTCGGAAGAGATAGTGAGTCGACCTTACCAGTTTGGTCTGCTAAGGATGGCTTCCCAGGTAATGGAGTTTATAGAGAATTTCATAAAGATTTGGGGTGGGAATTACCTCTCTCTAATCTCCAGAAGAAGGGTATTTCAAGTGAAAGGCCTTTGGGATTAAAATACTATAAAATTACAAATGAAAAAGCAACACTAGGGGATAAGGAGTTTTACTTAGAAAATGAAGCCATAAAAAAGGCAGAGGAACATGCCAATGAGTATCTTCTTGAAAGATCCAAACAATTAAAAAAATTAACTTTATCTTCTTCCTTCATACCATTATTGGTGGCTCCATTTGATGCTGAGTTGTTTGGACATTGGTGGTATGAGGGACCTCTTTTTATTTACAATATTTTAAAGAACTCTAGTAAATATTCAATTAAGCTGACAAATTTAAAAGAATTTTTAACTCAAAAGCCAAATCTTCAGATTTGTAATCCATCACCATCAAGCTGGGGACAAGGTGGTTACCATAATTACTGGATTAATGATGCAAATGCATGGATCGTTCCAGAGATCACAAAAGCAGGATCAGCATTTGTTGATTTATGTTCTCAAAAATCTAATAATGATTTATCTATAAGACTTTTCAATCAGGCAGCGAGAGAATTACTTCTCTCTGAGTCCTCTGATTGGAGTTTTATCCTACGAGCTGGAACTACCACTGAGCTTGCAAAAGAGAGGATAAAAAGACACTTATCTAGGTTCTGGAAATTAGTTGAAATGATTAAAAATCATTCCAAGATTAATTGGAAATTCCTACAAGATATTGAGGATGAAGATAAAGTTTTCCCCGATATAAATATTGATGATTGGCGAAAATAA
- a CDS encoding 2-isopropylmalate synthase encodes MSKDPGRILIFDTTLRDGEQSPGASLNLEEKLAIAHQLARLGVDVIEAGFPFASPGDFKAVNKIANVVGKENGPVICGLARASKGDIKACYEAVSAAPKKRIHTFIATSDIHLKHKLKKSRKDVLHIVPEMVNYAKSLVDDIEFSCEDASRSDPDFLYEVIQLAISAGATTINIPDTVGFTTPSEFGKLIADINKNVPNVDEAVISVHGHNDLGLAVANFLEAVKNGARQLECTINGIGERAGNASLEELVMALHVRKSFFNSFFKRNPDSPTPLTAIRTEEITKTSRLVSNLTGMTVQPNKAIVGANAFAHESGIHQDGVLKNRLTYEIIDAKTVGLSDNKISLGKLSGRSAVRARLEEMGYDLSREDLNDAFARFKDLADRKREITDRDLEAIVSEQVQLPEAKFQLSLVQVSCGNASKPTATITLLNTADNTEDTAVAIGTGPVDAVCVALNKLANVPNELIEFSVKSVTEGIDALGEVTIRIRRDNKIYSGHSADTDVVVAAANAYINALNRLVFSEKKNSIHPQFDNLENPENTFISDHLN; translated from the coding sequence ATGTCCAAAGATCCTGGAAGAATTTTGATCTTTGATACAACTCTTCGAGATGGAGAGCAATCTCCTGGTGCTAGTTTAAATCTTGAAGAAAAGCTTGCTATCGCCCATCAATTAGCAAGATTAGGAGTAGATGTTATTGAGGCTGGATTCCCTTTTGCAAGTCCCGGAGATTTTAAAGCTGTTAATAAAATTGCCAACGTTGTAGGGAAAGAGAATGGTCCTGTAATATGCGGTTTAGCTAGGGCCTCCAAAGGGGATATAAAAGCATGTTATGAAGCAGTAAGTGCTGCTCCAAAAAAAAGAATACATACTTTTATTGCAACAAGTGATATTCATCTTAAACATAAACTTAAAAAATCAAGAAAAGATGTTCTTCACATAGTTCCAGAAATGGTTAATTATGCAAAATCATTGGTAGATGATATTGAGTTTTCTTGTGAAGACGCCTCAAGAAGTGATCCTGACTTTTTATACGAAGTGATTCAACTAGCAATTTCTGCTGGAGCTACAACAATAAATATCCCTGATACTGTTGGATTTACAACTCCTAGCGAATTTGGCAAATTAATTGCTGATATAAATAAAAATGTTCCAAATGTTGATGAGGCAGTAATCTCCGTTCATGGTCATAATGATTTAGGTTTAGCAGTTGCCAATTTTCTAGAGGCAGTAAAAAATGGAGCAAGGCAACTAGAATGTACGATTAATGGAATTGGCGAAAGAGCGGGGAATGCCTCACTTGAAGAATTAGTAATGGCTCTGCATGTTAGAAAAAGTTTTTTTAATAGTTTTTTCAAAAGAAATCCAGATTCACCAACTCCTCTTACTGCTATTAGAACAGAAGAGATAACAAAAACTTCTAGGCTCGTTTCCAATCTAACTGGAATGACTGTTCAACCAAATAAAGCAATTGTAGGAGCCAACGCTTTTGCCCATGAGTCAGGCATTCATCAGGATGGAGTCTTAAAAAATAGACTAACTTACGAAATTATCGATGCAAAAACTGTTGGCTTAAGTGACAACAAAATATCTTTAGGGAAACTTAGTGGAAGAAGCGCTGTAAGAGCAAGATTAGAAGAAATGGGATATGACTTGAGCAGGGAAGACTTAAATGATGCTTTTGCTCGTTTTAAGGATTTAGCTGATAGGAAAAGAGAAATTACTGATAGAGATTTAGAAGCAATTGTGAGTGAACAAGTACAGCTTCCAGAAGCTAAATTTCAATTAAGTTTAGTTCAAGTAAGTTGCGGTAACGCATCTAAACCAACAGCCACCATCACACTTCTAAACACCGCAGACAATACAGAAGATACAGCTGTAGCAATAGGGACTGGACCTGTTGACGCTGTATGCGTGGCATTAAATAAGTTAGCTAATGTTCCTAACGAATTGATTGAATTTTCTGTAAAGTCCGTGACTGAGGGTATTGATGCTTTGGGCGAAGTGACAATAAGAATAAGAAGGGATAATAAGATATATTCTGGTCATTCTGCTGATACCGATGTAGTTGTTGCAGCTGCGAATGCATACATTAATGCTTTAAATAGGCTTGTATTTTCCGAGAAAAAAAATTCAATCCACCCACAATTTGATAATTTAGAAAATCCTGAAAATACATTTATATCCGATCATTTAAATTAA
- a CDS encoding HDIG domain-containing metalloprotein — protein sequence MKNITTTLKKLFYLWRRSQVPIKQPTRISKIDNLIIFLICILISIISSYKLLLILPLNISDIFSWLLTFTETLICSWILILVSKKENPTISSRQIFLLITFLLAVQASKLTLASTISPLSIIIPPALIISQGMGSITALSWVSIASISWPDSSVAINNKLFFILLVCASVVSLLGGRIRSRAQLLQLSIFVPIGSFLSQWILIGKDKISLINKEEFVFAKGDIFSDSLLLAIVMLFTILFIPIFESIFGLLTKARLLELADKEKPLIRRLSLEAPGTFEHTLLICGLAEEATRMIGGDIDLIKTGALYHDVGKLHAPNWFIENQDGSRNPHDEIDDPMRSAEVLQAHVDEGLKYARKNRLPKPIANFIPEHQGTLKMGYFFHKAKEKNIKINENDFRYNGPVPQSKETAILMLADGCEAALRAMNINASDKEALEIISKIIYSRQKDGQLDDSNLSKGEIFLIKRAFLNVWKRIRHRRIQYPTSKNNTFS from the coding sequence GTGAAAAACATCACAACTACCTTAAAAAAATTGTTTTATCTTTGGAGGAGGAGTCAAGTTCCAATAAAACAACCAACTAGAATTTCAAAAATTGATAATCTTATAATTTTCTTAATATGCATTTTAATTTCAATAATTTCTTCTTATAAATTACTTCTTATTTTGCCTTTAAATATCTCAGATATTTTTTCTTGGCTTTTGACCTTTACTGAAACACTTATTTGTTCATGGATTTTGATATTAGTTTCAAAAAAAGAGAATCCTACAATTTCTTCAAGACAGATTTTTCTTCTCATAACCTTTCTTTTAGCTGTGCAAGCTTCGAAATTAACCTTGGCTTCAACCATAAGTCCATTATCTATTATAATCCCACCTGCGTTAATAATATCTCAAGGAATGGGAAGTATAACTGCTTTATCTTGGGTATCAATAGCGAGCATCAGTTGGCCTGACTCATCAGTTGCTATTAATAACAAATTATTTTTTATTTTATTAGTTTGCGCTTCTGTAGTATCTCTCCTTGGAGGAAGAATAAGAAGTAGAGCTCAGTTACTTCAACTATCAATTTTTGTTCCAATTGGATCGTTCTTGAGTCAATGGATATTGATAGGTAAAGATAAAATATCTCTTATTAATAAAGAAGAATTTGTTTTTGCTAAAGGCGATATATTTTCAGATTCCTTGTTATTAGCAATAGTAATGCTTTTTACTATTCTATTTATTCCTATTTTTGAATCGATATTTGGACTATTAACTAAAGCAAGATTACTGGAATTAGCAGATAAAGAGAAACCTCTAATTAGAAGATTGTCACTTGAAGCTCCTGGTACTTTTGAACATACCTTACTTATATGTGGTTTAGCAGAGGAAGCAACAAGAATGATTGGTGGTGATATTGATCTAATTAAAACTGGCGCGTTGTATCATGATGTTGGTAAATTACATGCCCCTAATTGGTTTATTGAAAATCAGGATGGTTCAAGAAATCCACATGACGAAATAGATGATCCTATGAGAAGTGCAGAGGTACTACAGGCGCATGTTGATGAAGGTTTAAAGTATGCAAGAAAAAATAGACTACCTAAACCAATAGCAAATTTTATCCCAGAACATCAAGGCACTCTGAAAATGGGATATTTTTTTCACAAGGCTAAAGAAAAAAATATCAAGATTAATGAAAATGATTTTAGATACAATGGTCCTGTGCCTCAGTCAAAAGAAACAGCTATTTTAATGCTTGCTGATGGATGTGAAGCAGCCCTAAGAGCTATGAATATAAATGCATCTGATAAAGAAGCTTTGGAAATAATATCTAAAATTATCTACTCACGTCAAAAAGATGGCCAATTAGATGATAGTAATTTATCGAAGGGCGAAATTTTTTTAATTAAAAGGGCTTTCTTGAATGTCTGGAAAAGAATTAGACATAGAAGAATTCAGTATCCAACTAGCAAAAATAATACTTTTTCTTGA
- the folD gene encoding bifunctional methylenetetrahydrofolate dehydrogenase/methenyltetrahydrofolate cyclohydrolase FolD: MSLKLDGKKLSLEIEERLNNYISSNKKIANRAPGLAVIRIGEDPASGVYVNNKEKACSRVGIKSFIFHLKDNVEQKEVEQLINKLNFDRDIDGMLLQLPIPKKFDEQRLISHINPSKDVDGLNEINIGKLVKNEPAMRSCTPAGIINLLRSQNITIEGKKIVVIGRSLLVGKPLSLMLLNLNGTVTMTHSKTLNLNKVCKEADILIAAAGKPNLIDSSFVKEGSVIIDVGIHRLKSSDKNKTRLCGDVLLEDVISKVFAYTPVPGGVGPMTVTMLLVNTIFSWQKQFGLSSTLNDLLP; this comes from the coding sequence ATGTCATTAAAATTAGACGGTAAAAAATTATCTCTTGAAATTGAGGAAAGATTAAATAACTATATTTCTAGTAATAAAAAAATTGCTAATAGAGCTCCTGGTTTAGCTGTAATAAGAATAGGTGAAGACCCCGCCAGTGGTGTTTACGTTAATAACAAGGAAAAAGCATGTTCAAGGGTTGGGATAAAGAGCTTTATTTTTCATCTAAAAGATAATGTAGAGCAAAAAGAAGTTGAACAATTAATAAACAAACTAAACTTTGACAGGGATATTGATGGAATGTTGCTACAACTCCCCATACCAAAGAAGTTTGATGAGCAACGACTGATAAGTCATATCAATCCAAGCAAAGATGTAGATGGATTAAATGAGATAAACATCGGCAAATTAGTTAAAAATGAGCCTGCGATGAGATCATGTACACCAGCAGGAATTATTAATTTATTAAGATCCCAAAATATTACAATTGAAGGGAAGAAAATTGTTGTTATTGGAAGAAGTTTACTAGTCGGGAAACCCTTATCGCTTATGTTGTTAAACCTTAATGGGACGGTAACAATGACTCATTCAAAAACATTAAATTTAAATAAAGTCTGTAAGGAAGCTGACATACTAATTGCTGCTGCGGGGAAACCTAATCTTATAGATTCTAGTTTTGTAAAAGAGGGTTCAGTGATTATTGATGTTGGGATACATAGATTAAAAAGTTCTGATAAAAACAAAACCAGATTATGTGGCGATGTATTATTAGAAGATGTCATTTCTAAAGTATTTGCTTACACACCTGTTCCAGGAGGTGTTGGACCAATGACCGTAACAATGTTACTAGTAAATACTATTTTTAGCTGGCAAAAACAATTTGGTTTATCATCAACCCTAAATGATCTTTTGCCATAA